A stretch of the Oncorhynchus clarkii lewisi isolate Uvic-CL-2024 chromosome 9, UVic_Ocla_1.0, whole genome shotgun sequence genome encodes the following:
- the LOC139417244 gene encoding trafficking protein particle complex subunit 6b isoform X1, with amino-acid sequence MADEALFQFLHNEVIQYIYKSSEHGEMENGRCITKLENMGFRVGQGLIERFTKDTARFKDELDVMKFICKDFWTCVFKKQIDNLRTNHQDNKFRLLTQLSAGKQYLEHAPKYLAFTCGLVRGGLSNLGVKSIVTAEVSVMPACKFQVMIQKM; translated from the exons ATGGCAGACGAAGCCCTTTTTCAGTTTTTACACAATGAggtgatacagtatatatacaaatCATCTGAACATGGGGAAATG GAAAATGGGAGATGTATTACCAAACTGGAAAATATGGGATTCCGGGTGGGTCAGGGACTAATAGAAAG GTTCACCAAAGACACAGCACGGTTTAAAGATGAGCTTGATGTCATGAAATTCATCTGCAAAGACTTCTGGACCTGTGTCTTCAAAAAGCAAATTGACAACCTAAGAACAAACCACCAA GATAACAAGTTCCGGTTACTCACTCAGCTCTCTGCCGGTAAACAGTATTTGGAGCATGCCCCAAAG TATTTGGCGTTCACATGTGGCCTGGTTAGAGGAGGGCTTTCCAACCTGGGAGTGAAGAGTATTGTCACAGCAGAGGTGTCCGTTATGCCTGCCT GTAAATTTCAGGTCATGATCCAGAAAATGTAG
- the LOC139417244 gene encoding trafficking protein particle complex subunit 6b isoform X2, with protein MADEALFQFLHNEVIQYIYKSSEHGEMENGRCITKLENMGFRVGQGLIERFTKDTARFKDELDVMKFICKDFWTCVFKKQIDNLRTNHQGIYVLQDNKFRLLTQLSAGKQYLEHAPKYLAFTCGLVRGGLSNLGVKSIVTAEVSVMPACKFQVMIQKM; from the exons ATGGCAGACGAAGCCCTTTTTCAGTTTTTACACAATGAggtgatacagtatatatacaaatCATCTGAACATGGGGAAATG GAAAATGGGAGATGTATTACCAAACTGGAAAATATGGGATTCCGGGTGGGTCAGGGACTAATAGAAAG GTTCACCAAAGACACAGCACGGTTTAAAGATGAGCTTGATGTCATGAAATTCATCTGCAAAGACTTCTGGACCTGTGTCTTCAAAAAGCAAATTGACAACCTAAGAACAAACCACCAA GGTATTTATGTCCTGCAGGATAACAAGTTCCGGTTACTCACTCAGCTCTCTGCCGGTAAACAGTATTTGGAGCATGCCCCAAAG TATTTGGCGTTCACATGTGGCCTGGTTAGAGGAGGGCTTTCCAACCTGGGAGTGAAGAGTATTGTCACAGCAGAGGTGTCCGTTATGCCTGCCT GTAAATTTCAGGTCATGATCCAGAAAATGTAG
- the LOC139417245 gene encoding targeting protein for Xklp2 isoform X2 — MDGEMAQSESTSHYEFDAPSHVIDFKALDTEDNADIWFDQCAGQDGGMFGHLATPNRNNMPFGMTPKTHLPRVIVSPRVKDNSNSVEAPSTSSGPTTADSPSMSSATLPNIVTSWGNKPAPVGALPKRKGPPAQPRRVSKRKEAACNEEGRHTAPQVPPPVKKQRRSSSLPPRRSLSGRTTVRLNPRAAAQARHVAAAPTTTQHKSSEQQEMERIKTLQKEVADQRKRNEASYRAAMAGSQPPKKLALATTVPKEFNFSTDGRVKVGTLPPHKEMDFTAQLRKHPSSPAKAPNGTTVPKPFNLSTGSKRKLEDPAPYVPMAQQIEQFQRRTPTRYHLRSRQSHERGPSPVKSEQLKITHPHTPLLMTRQRRRPTAVKSSAELEAEELQKLQQFKFKALELNRKILEGALNPKKPSVKESTRPEGFHLHMDKRLMDRNASKKPEEPEEQHTFHSRPLPVRILEEVVGVPEKKVLCPTVPESPAWALKKRVRIDRKVEEVKPPAPLKAHAAPHFGLPFQPKLQDKTHMDVCPFSFEERECERRLLKEKRLEELRHEEVPKFKAQPLPDFHEVVLPEKKVAEPTKPEPFKLLIDERGAVKHDRWEQMVKEEQKHQAEAATFKARPNMVTHKEPFIPKKENRSVLDINNSVVPEGFQLSTERRAKERLEFDRAVSEKEVLRARMEEEQRREQEEREKEDMARLRLEQVHKAQPVRRYKQLELKKSDVTLTVPQSPNFSDRFRM, encoded by the exons ATGGATGGTGAGATGGCGCAGAGTGAATCGACAAGTCACTACGAATTTGATGCACCGTCACATGTAATTGATTTCAAAGCATTGGATACGGAGGACAACGCAGACATTTGGTTTG ACCAATGTGCTGGCCAGGATGGTGGAATGTTTGGCCACCTTGCCACCCCAAACAGAAACAATATGCCATTTGGAATGACCCCTAAAACACACTTGCCCAGGGTGATTGTATCTCCCAGGGTGAAGGACAACTCTAACTCAG TAGAGGCCCCAAGCACTTCCTCGGGACCCACCACAGCAGATTCCCCGAGCATGTCCTCAGCTACCCTCCCCAACATTGTCACCTCCTGGGGAAATAAGCCAGCTCCGGTAGGTGCCCTGCCAAAAAGGAAGGGACCCCCTGCCCAACCGCGCAG GGTGTCAAAGCGCAAAGAGGCAGCCTGCAATGAGGAAGGACGGCACACCGCCCCTCAAGTGCCACCGCCTGTCAAGAAGCAGAGAAG GAGCTCATCTCTGCCCCCCAGGCGCAGTCTTAGTGGCCGCACCACCGTGCGACTCAACCCCAGAGCAGCCGCGCAGGCCCGGCACGTTGCAGcagcccccaccaccacaca GCATAAGAGCTCTGAGCAGCAGGAGATGGAGCGCATCAAGACTCTTCAGAAGGAAGTGGCTGACCAGCGGAAGAGGAACGAGGCCAGTTACAGGGCTGCAATGGCAGGCA GTCAGCCCCCTAAGAAGCTGGCTCTGGCCACCACCGTACCCAAAGAGTTCAACTTCAGCACAGACGGACGCGTCAAGGTTGGCACCTTGCCACCACACAAGGAGATGGACTTCACCGCTCAGCTCCGCAAGCACCCATCCTCCCCC GCCAAGGCACCAAATGGTACCACTGTGCCCAAGCCCTTTAACCTGTCTACTGGCAGCAAGAGGAAGCTGGAGGACCCTGCCCCCTACGTGCCCATGGCCCAGCAGATTGAGCAGTTTCAGAGACGGACTCCAACCCGCTACCACCTTCGCAGTCGACAGAGCCACGAGAGGG GCCCGTCGCCTGTGAAGAGTGAGCAGCTGAAGATCACCCACCCTCACACCCCTCTGCTGATGACCCGGCAGAGGCGCCGACCCACGGCAGTCAAGAGCAGTGCTGAGCTTGAGGCTGAGGAACTCCAGAAACTCCAACA GTTTAAGTTCAAGGCCCTGGAGCTGAACAGGAAGATCCTAGAGGGGGCGCTGAATCCCAAGAAGCCCTCGGTGAAGGAGTCCACGCGGCCGGAGGGCTTCCATTTGCACATGGACAAGAGGCTGATGGATCGAAATGCCAGTAAGAAGCCGGAGGAGCCCGAGGAGCAGCACACCTTCCACTCCCGCCCGCTGCCGGTTAGGATcctagaggaggtggtg GGTGTCCCGGAGAAGAAGGTGCTATGtcccactgttccagagtccccTGCATGGGCCCTGAAGAAGAGGGTGCGCATAGACAGAAAGGTGGAGGAGGTAAAACCCCCGGCCCCGCTCAAGGCCCACGCGGCGCCCCACTTTGGCCTGCCCTTCCAGCCTAAGCTCCAGGACAAGACCCATATGGACGTGTGCCCCTTCTCCTTTGAAGAGCGGGAGTGTGAGAGAAGGCTGCTGAAAGAGAAGAGGCTGGAGGAGCTTAGGCATGAAGAG GTGCCAAAGTTCAAGGCCCAGCCGCTGCCGGACTTCCATGAGGTGGTCCTGCCAGAGAAGAAGGTGGCTGAGCCCACCAAGCCTGAGCCCTTCAAGCTGCTCATTGACGAGCGGGGAGCTGTCAAGCACGACCGCTGGGAGCAGATG GTGAAGGAGGAACAGAAGCACCAGGCGGAGGCAGCCACCTTCAAAGCTCGACCAAATATGGTCACTCACAAAGAGCCGTTCATCCCCAAGAAAGAGAACCGCTCTGTCCTGG ACATTAATAATTCCGTAGTTCCAGAGGGCTTCCAGCTGTCTACAGAGCGCCGCGCCAAGGAGCGGCTGGAGTTTGACCGGGCGGTGAGTGAGAAGGAGGTGCTGAGGGCTCGCATGGAGGAGGAACAGCGCAGGGAGCAGGAGGAGCGTGAGAAGGAGGACATGGCCAGGCTACGCCTGGAACAG GTCCACAAAGCCCAACCCGTCAGACGTTACAAACAGCTGGAGCTGAAGAAGAGTGACGTCACACTCACTGTGCCCCAGTCTCCCAACTTTTCTGATCGCTTCCGCATGTGA
- the LOC139417245 gene encoding targeting protein for Xklp2 isoform X1: MDGEMAQSESTSHYEFDAPSHVIDFKALDTEDNADIWFDQCAGQDGGMFGHLATPNRNNMPFGMTPKTHLPRVIVSPRVKDNSNSVEAPSTSSGPTTADSPSMSSATLPNIVTSWGNKPAPVGALPKRKGPPAQPRRVSKRKEAACNEEGRHTAPQVPPPVKKQRRSSSLPPRRSLSGRTTVRLNPRAAAQARHVAAAPTTTQHKSSEQQEMERIKTLQKEVADQRKRNEASYRAAMAGSQPPKKLALATTVPKEFNFSTDGRVKVGTLPPHKEMDFTAQLRKHPSSPAKAPNGTTVPKPFNLSTGSKRKLEDPAPYVPMAQQIEQFQRRTPTRYHLRSRQSHERGPSPVKSEQLKITHPHTPLLMTRQRRRPTAVKSSAELEAEELQKLQQFKFKALELNRKILEGALNPKKPSVKESTRPEGFHLHMDKRLMDRNASKKPEEPEEQHTFHSRPLPVRILEEVVGVPEKKVLCPTVPESPAWALKKRVRIDRKVEEVKPPAPLKAHAAPHFGLPFQPKLQDKTHMDVCPFSFEERECERRLLKEKRLEELRHEEVPKFKAQPLPDFHEVVLPEKKVAEPTKPEPFKLLIDERGAVKHDRWEQMVKEEQKHQAEAATFKARPNMVTHKEPFIPKKENRSVLEDINNSVVPEGFQLSTERRAKERLEFDRAVSEKEVLRARMEEEQRREQEEREKEDMARLRLEQVHKAQPVRRYKQLELKKSDVTLTVPQSPNFSDRFRM; this comes from the exons ATGGATGGTGAGATGGCGCAGAGTGAATCGACAAGTCACTACGAATTTGATGCACCGTCACATGTAATTGATTTCAAAGCATTGGATACGGAGGACAACGCAGACATTTGGTTTG ACCAATGTGCTGGCCAGGATGGTGGAATGTTTGGCCACCTTGCCACCCCAAACAGAAACAATATGCCATTTGGAATGACCCCTAAAACACACTTGCCCAGGGTGATTGTATCTCCCAGGGTGAAGGACAACTCTAACTCAG TAGAGGCCCCAAGCACTTCCTCGGGACCCACCACAGCAGATTCCCCGAGCATGTCCTCAGCTACCCTCCCCAACATTGTCACCTCCTGGGGAAATAAGCCAGCTCCGGTAGGTGCCCTGCCAAAAAGGAAGGGACCCCCTGCCCAACCGCGCAG GGTGTCAAAGCGCAAAGAGGCAGCCTGCAATGAGGAAGGACGGCACACCGCCCCTCAAGTGCCACCGCCTGTCAAGAAGCAGAGAAG GAGCTCATCTCTGCCCCCCAGGCGCAGTCTTAGTGGCCGCACCACCGTGCGACTCAACCCCAGAGCAGCCGCGCAGGCCCGGCACGTTGCAGcagcccccaccaccacaca GCATAAGAGCTCTGAGCAGCAGGAGATGGAGCGCATCAAGACTCTTCAGAAGGAAGTGGCTGACCAGCGGAAGAGGAACGAGGCCAGTTACAGGGCTGCAATGGCAGGCA GTCAGCCCCCTAAGAAGCTGGCTCTGGCCACCACCGTACCCAAAGAGTTCAACTTCAGCACAGACGGACGCGTCAAGGTTGGCACCTTGCCACCACACAAGGAGATGGACTTCACCGCTCAGCTCCGCAAGCACCCATCCTCCCCC GCCAAGGCACCAAATGGTACCACTGTGCCCAAGCCCTTTAACCTGTCTACTGGCAGCAAGAGGAAGCTGGAGGACCCTGCCCCCTACGTGCCCATGGCCCAGCAGATTGAGCAGTTTCAGAGACGGACTCCAACCCGCTACCACCTTCGCAGTCGACAGAGCCACGAGAGGG GCCCGTCGCCTGTGAAGAGTGAGCAGCTGAAGATCACCCACCCTCACACCCCTCTGCTGATGACCCGGCAGAGGCGCCGACCCACGGCAGTCAAGAGCAGTGCTGAGCTTGAGGCTGAGGAACTCCAGAAACTCCAACA GTTTAAGTTCAAGGCCCTGGAGCTGAACAGGAAGATCCTAGAGGGGGCGCTGAATCCCAAGAAGCCCTCGGTGAAGGAGTCCACGCGGCCGGAGGGCTTCCATTTGCACATGGACAAGAGGCTGATGGATCGAAATGCCAGTAAGAAGCCGGAGGAGCCCGAGGAGCAGCACACCTTCCACTCCCGCCCGCTGCCGGTTAGGATcctagaggaggtggtg GGTGTCCCGGAGAAGAAGGTGCTATGtcccactgttccagagtccccTGCATGGGCCCTGAAGAAGAGGGTGCGCATAGACAGAAAGGTGGAGGAGGTAAAACCCCCGGCCCCGCTCAAGGCCCACGCGGCGCCCCACTTTGGCCTGCCCTTCCAGCCTAAGCTCCAGGACAAGACCCATATGGACGTGTGCCCCTTCTCCTTTGAAGAGCGGGAGTGTGAGAGAAGGCTGCTGAAAGAGAAGAGGCTGGAGGAGCTTAGGCATGAAGAG GTGCCAAAGTTCAAGGCCCAGCCGCTGCCGGACTTCCATGAGGTGGTCCTGCCAGAGAAGAAGGTGGCTGAGCCCACCAAGCCTGAGCCCTTCAAGCTGCTCATTGACGAGCGGGGAGCTGTCAAGCACGACCGCTGGGAGCAGATG GTGAAGGAGGAACAGAAGCACCAGGCGGAGGCAGCCACCTTCAAAGCTCGACCAAATATGGTCACTCACAAAGAGCCGTTCATCCCCAAGAAAGAGAACCGCTCTGTCCTGG AAGACATTAATAATTCCGTAGTTCCAGAGGGCTTCCAGCTGTCTACAGAGCGCCGCGCCAAGGAGCGGCTGGAGTTTGACCGGGCGGTGAGTGAGAAGGAGGTGCTGAGGGCTCGCATGGAGGAGGAACAGCGCAGGGAGCAGGAGGAGCGTGAGAAGGAGGACATGGCCAGGCTACGCCTGGAACAG GTCCACAAAGCCCAACCCGTCAGACGTTACAAACAGCTGGAGCTGAAGAAGAGTGACGTCACACTCACTGTGCCCCAGTCTCCCAACTTTTCTGATCGCTTCCGCATGTGA
- the LOC139417245 gene encoding targeting protein for Xklp2 isoform X3 produces MDGEMAQSESTSHYEFDAPSHVIDFKALDTEDNADIWFDQCAGQDGGMFGHLATPNRNNMPFGMTPKTHLPRVIVSPRVKDNSNSEAPSTSSGPTTADSPSMSSATLPNIVTSWGNKPAPVGALPKRKGPPAQPRRVSKRKEAACNEEGRHTAPQVPPPVKKQRRSSSLPPRRSLSGRTTVRLNPRAAAQARHVAAAPTTTQHKSSEQQEMERIKTLQKEVADQRKRNEASYRAAMAGSQPPKKLALATTVPKEFNFSTDGRVKVGTLPPHKEMDFTAQLRKHPSSPAKAPNGTTVPKPFNLSTGSKRKLEDPAPYVPMAQQIEQFQRRTPTRYHLRSRQSHERGPSPVKSEQLKITHPHTPLLMTRQRRRPTAVKSSAELEAEELQKLQQFKFKALELNRKILEGALNPKKPSVKESTRPEGFHLHMDKRLMDRNASKKPEEPEEQHTFHSRPLPVRILEEVVGVPEKKVLCPTVPESPAWALKKRVRIDRKVEEVKPPAPLKAHAAPHFGLPFQPKLQDKTHMDVCPFSFEERECERRLLKEKRLEELRHEEVPKFKAQPLPDFHEVVLPEKKVAEPTKPEPFKLLIDERGAVKHDRWEQMVKEEQKHQAEAATFKARPNMVTHKEPFIPKKENRSVLEDINNSVVPEGFQLSTERRAKERLEFDRAVSEKEVLRARMEEEQRREQEEREKEDMARLRLEQVHKAQPVRRYKQLELKKSDVTLTVPQSPNFSDRFRM; encoded by the exons ATGGATGGTGAGATGGCGCAGAGTGAATCGACAAGTCACTACGAATTTGATGCACCGTCACATGTAATTGATTTCAAAGCATTGGATACGGAGGACAACGCAGACATTTGGTTTG ACCAATGTGCTGGCCAGGATGGTGGAATGTTTGGCCACCTTGCCACCCCAAACAGAAACAATATGCCATTTGGAATGACCCCTAAAACACACTTGCCCAGGGTGATTGTATCTCCCAGGGTGAAGGACAACTCTAACTCAG AGGCCCCAAGCACTTCCTCGGGACCCACCACAGCAGATTCCCCGAGCATGTCCTCAGCTACCCTCCCCAACATTGTCACCTCCTGGGGAAATAAGCCAGCTCCGGTAGGTGCCCTGCCAAAAAGGAAGGGACCCCCTGCCCAACCGCGCAG GGTGTCAAAGCGCAAAGAGGCAGCCTGCAATGAGGAAGGACGGCACACCGCCCCTCAAGTGCCACCGCCTGTCAAGAAGCAGAGAAG GAGCTCATCTCTGCCCCCCAGGCGCAGTCTTAGTGGCCGCACCACCGTGCGACTCAACCCCAGAGCAGCCGCGCAGGCCCGGCACGTTGCAGcagcccccaccaccacaca GCATAAGAGCTCTGAGCAGCAGGAGATGGAGCGCATCAAGACTCTTCAGAAGGAAGTGGCTGACCAGCGGAAGAGGAACGAGGCCAGTTACAGGGCTGCAATGGCAGGCA GTCAGCCCCCTAAGAAGCTGGCTCTGGCCACCACCGTACCCAAAGAGTTCAACTTCAGCACAGACGGACGCGTCAAGGTTGGCACCTTGCCACCACACAAGGAGATGGACTTCACCGCTCAGCTCCGCAAGCACCCATCCTCCCCC GCCAAGGCACCAAATGGTACCACTGTGCCCAAGCCCTTTAACCTGTCTACTGGCAGCAAGAGGAAGCTGGAGGACCCTGCCCCCTACGTGCCCATGGCCCAGCAGATTGAGCAGTTTCAGAGACGGACTCCAACCCGCTACCACCTTCGCAGTCGACAGAGCCACGAGAGGG GCCCGTCGCCTGTGAAGAGTGAGCAGCTGAAGATCACCCACCCTCACACCCCTCTGCTGATGACCCGGCAGAGGCGCCGACCCACGGCAGTCAAGAGCAGTGCTGAGCTTGAGGCTGAGGAACTCCAGAAACTCCAACA GTTTAAGTTCAAGGCCCTGGAGCTGAACAGGAAGATCCTAGAGGGGGCGCTGAATCCCAAGAAGCCCTCGGTGAAGGAGTCCACGCGGCCGGAGGGCTTCCATTTGCACATGGACAAGAGGCTGATGGATCGAAATGCCAGTAAGAAGCCGGAGGAGCCCGAGGAGCAGCACACCTTCCACTCCCGCCCGCTGCCGGTTAGGATcctagaggaggtggtg GGTGTCCCGGAGAAGAAGGTGCTATGtcccactgttccagagtccccTGCATGGGCCCTGAAGAAGAGGGTGCGCATAGACAGAAAGGTGGAGGAGGTAAAACCCCCGGCCCCGCTCAAGGCCCACGCGGCGCCCCACTTTGGCCTGCCCTTCCAGCCTAAGCTCCAGGACAAGACCCATATGGACGTGTGCCCCTTCTCCTTTGAAGAGCGGGAGTGTGAGAGAAGGCTGCTGAAAGAGAAGAGGCTGGAGGAGCTTAGGCATGAAGAG GTGCCAAAGTTCAAGGCCCAGCCGCTGCCGGACTTCCATGAGGTGGTCCTGCCAGAGAAGAAGGTGGCTGAGCCCACCAAGCCTGAGCCCTTCAAGCTGCTCATTGACGAGCGGGGAGCTGTCAAGCACGACCGCTGGGAGCAGATG GTGAAGGAGGAACAGAAGCACCAGGCGGAGGCAGCCACCTTCAAAGCTCGACCAAATATGGTCACTCACAAAGAGCCGTTCATCCCCAAGAAAGAGAACCGCTCTGTCCTGG AAGACATTAATAATTCCGTAGTTCCAGAGGGCTTCCAGCTGTCTACAGAGCGCCGCGCCAAGGAGCGGCTGGAGTTTGACCGGGCGGTGAGTGAGAAGGAGGTGCTGAGGGCTCGCATGGAGGAGGAACAGCGCAGGGAGCAGGAGGAGCGTGAGAAGGAGGACATGGCCAGGCTACGCCTGGAACAG GTCCACAAAGCCCAACCCGTCAGACGTTACAAACAGCTGGAGCTGAAGAAGAGTGACGTCACACTCACTGTGCCCCAGTCTCCCAACTTTTCTGATCGCTTCCGCATGTGA
- the LOC139416377 gene encoding zinc finger protein PLAGL2-like: protein MFQQKEHLKSHLQAHDANRQVFQCQECGKQYSTQLGYRRHLLATHTPTSLSGELHFQEGEPTLLEQLGSHTDRPQPLGGATDAIRERKYSCERCDRRFYTRKDVRRHAVVHTGRRDFLCPRCAQRFGRRDHLTRHLKKSHVQEATPTTPTATPAPTTPCPVKEEQSPVSCGMGPPSKEPIETFPMDMYSSYPLQTMSNPDMGHHHHSLMQVSLSTAMGVGRHMPDPAPHPHHHLPQPQQQQQPYGHMPRYQHGSTSYSHPDTESFLMDLQSGLPPHLTAASSSSSSSPQREVLSEAQGGPGAGDPHILSRSPALSSAELSCAANMDLGPLLGFLPFGLPPYSAHMSMGGLVIGYPSSSTSTELPSSSSPLPSQAPGGLTFLQPPQPHAPQGPGTHNHNNNQLPQGFSNPGMSTSTSLPRYYQAFQQ from the coding sequence ATGTTCCAACAGAAGGAGCACCTGAAAAGCCATCTGCAGGCCCATGACGCCAACAGGCAGGTGTTCCAATGCCAGGAATGTGGCAAACAGTACAGCACTCAGCTGGGTTACCGGCGCCACCTTCTGGCCACTCacacccccacctccctctctggtGAGCTCCATTTCCAGGAGGGAGAGCCCACCCTGCTGGAGCAGCTAGGGAGCCACACCGACAGGCCTCAGCCACTGGGGGGTGCCACCGACGCCATCAGGGAGAGGAAGTATTCGTGCGAGCGTTGCGACCGACGCTTCTACACCCGCAAGGATGTGCGGCGCCACGCTGTGGTGCACACGGGCCGCCGGGACTTCCTGTGCCCGCGCTGTGCCCAGCGCTTTGGCCGCAGGGACCATCTGACACGCCACCTGAAGAAGAGCCACGTCCAGGAGGCCACACCCACCACCCCCACAGCCACACCTGCCCCCACCACACCTTGCCCCGTAAAGGAGGAGCAGAGTCCTGTGTCATGTGGCATGGGGCCCCCCTCAAAGGAGCCCATAGAGACCTTCCCCATGGACATGTACAGCAGCTACCCCCTGCAGACCATGTCCAATCCAGACATGGGCCACCACCACCATTCCCTCATGCAGGTTTCCCTGTCCACGGCCATGGGGGTGGGCCGCCATATGCCGGACCCCGCtccccatccccaccaccaccttccccagccccagcagcaacagcagcctTATGGCCATATGCCCAGGTACCAGCATGGATCTACCTCATACTCCCACCCTGACACGGAGAGCTTTCTCATGGACCTGCAGAGTGGGCTGCCCCCACACCTGACCgcagcctcctcctcttcctcctcctctcctcagaggGAGGTGCTCTCAGAAGCCCAGGGTGGGCCAGGGGCCGGGGACCCCCACATTCTGTCCAGGAGCCCCGCTCTCTCCTCGGCCGAGTTGTCATGCGCTGCTAACATGGACCTGGGTCCTCTCCTGGGCTTCCTGCCGTTCGGCTTGCCTCCCTACAGTGCTCATATGAGTATGGGAGGTCTGGTGATTGGCTACCCCTCTAGCTCTACCTCCACTGAGctgccctcctcctccagtcCCCTGCCTTCTCAGGCCCCAGGAGGCCTTACCTTCCTGCAGCCTCCACAACCGCACGCACCCCAGGGTCCCGGAAcccacaaccacaacaacaaccagctACCTCAGGGGTTCAGCAACCCTGGAATGAGCACTTCCACCTCCCTACCTCGCTACTACCAGGCCTTTCAACAGTGA